Proteins co-encoded in one Halorussus vallis genomic window:
- a CDS encoding HVO_A0556 family zinc finger protein: MQRTSVQEMSEDLLGVLVGDECRWCATGTLAREEFKSDDAVVCENCGTPAVRVW; this comes from the coding sequence ATGCAACGAACCTCCGTGCAGGAAATGTCCGAGGACCTCCTCGGCGTACTCGTCGGCGACGAGTGTCGATGGTGCGCGACGGGAACGCTGGCCCGCGAGGAGTTCAAGAGCGACGACGCGGTCGTCTGCGAGAACTGCGGGACGCCCGCGGTTCGCGTCTGGTAA
- a CDS encoding helix-turn-helix domain-containing protein, whose amino-acid sequence MLTAKVTVRYEDDWTAELRKYDVFGEFLASTFRDRQYFGLLALETAAEDYDAVVQTIREHENTVSLDVIEEYDVEGPDRISATLMIQGQHFEYTPLQLLLHEGFLPLGGFGELQNGTESFDLLLTSRDDLSLAVELLERFGTVEVKYVSREFQRKITPSVTVWHEMLESVPARQREILNKALNEGYFEIPRQITLQELADEMDIAKTTASQHLRKAEKKIMEFFIKYINLSATDGRRKSLDHDKRA is encoded by the coding sequence ATGTTAACGGCAAAAGTGACCGTTCGATACGAAGACGACTGGACGGCCGAGCTCCGGAAGTACGACGTGTTCGGCGAATTTCTCGCCTCCACGTTCCGCGACCGGCAGTATTTCGGTCTTCTCGCGCTCGAAACCGCGGCCGAGGACTACGACGCCGTCGTCCAGACGATCCGAGAGCACGAGAACACGGTATCGTTAGACGTCATCGAAGAGTACGACGTCGAGGGGCCGGATCGGATCTCGGCGACGCTGATGATACAGGGCCAACACTTCGAGTACACTCCGCTTCAACTGCTACTCCACGAAGGCTTCCTCCCACTCGGTGGATTCGGCGAACTCCAGAACGGTACCGAGAGTTTCGACCTGCTGTTGACCAGCCGAGACGACCTGTCGCTCGCCGTCGAACTGCTCGAACGCTTCGGAACCGTCGAAGTCAAATACGTCTCTCGGGAGTTCCAGCGGAAGATAACGCCGAGCGTGACCGTCTGGCACGAGATGCTTGAGTCGGTTCCCGCTCGCCAGCGTGAGATTCTGAACAAGGCACTCAACGAGGGATACTTCGAGATTCCTCGGCAGATCACACTCCAGGAGCTCGCAGACGAGATGGACATCGCCAAAACGACCGCGTCTCAACACCTCAGGAAAGCCGAGAAGAAGATCATGGAGTTCTTCATCAAGTACATCAACCTCTCGGCGACGGACGGCCGCCGAAAGTCCCTCGACCATGACAAGCGCGCCTAG
- a CDS encoding DMT family transporter gives MSPGHEPPDNCRRTKGFHARALSSDVDFTARERVGPRGIAVGLFAFVALAWGGSYVAITVGLRHVPPVLFAAGRLDTAAAVVLPVVALRYDEWLPKTRDDWLAVLASGVFAIAAANGFLFVGQQFTTSAAAAVVFALNPVLATAFAWVLVTDERLGLLELLGVLLGIVGVGIVASPDPRHLFDPANAGTWIVLCGAASLALGSVLSRRFSPRIPTLATTGWGLLVGALLLHLVSLGLGESASGAVPFAVVVALAYLGVVSTAGAYSAYFDLIDRVGAVRTALVSYVVPVVAALLGWLLVDEAVTLRTVVGFAIVAVGFALTERRRVLAGLRRTVAPSEDARTEGD, from the coding sequence ATGAGTCCCGGCCACGAACCCCCAGACAACTGCCGCAGGACCAAGGGCTTTCACGCTCGCGCGCTTTCCTCGGACGTGGACTTCACCGCTCGCGAGCGGGTCGGACCCCGGGGAATTGCGGTCGGCCTGTTCGCCTTCGTCGCGCTCGCGTGGGGCGGGTCGTACGTCGCCATCACCGTCGGCCTCCGTCACGTCCCGCCGGTGCTGTTCGCGGCCGGCCGACTCGACACCGCCGCCGCGGTCGTCCTCCCGGTCGTCGCGCTCCGGTACGACGAGTGGCTGCCGAAGACCCGCGACGACTGGCTGGCCGTCCTCGCCTCGGGGGTGTTCGCCATCGCCGCGGCGAACGGCTTCCTCTTCGTCGGCCAGCAGTTCACGACGAGCGCGGCCGCCGCGGTCGTGTTCGCGCTCAACCCCGTGCTCGCGACCGCGTTCGCCTGGGTGCTGGTCACCGACGAGCGACTCGGCCTGCTCGAGCTCCTGGGTGTTCTGTTGGGCATCGTCGGCGTCGGTATCGTGGCCAGTCCCGACCCCCGGCATCTGTTCGACCCCGCGAACGCCGGGACGTGGATCGTCCTCTGCGGCGCGGCGTCGCTCGCGCTCGGGAGCGTCCTCTCCCGGCGGTTCTCCCCTCGGATTCCGACGCTGGCGACGACCGGGTGGGGACTGCTCGTCGGCGCACTGCTCCTCCACCTCGTCAGCCTCGGCCTCGGCGAGTCGGCGTCCGGAGCGGTGCCGTTCGCAGTGGTCGTCGCGCTCGCGTACCTCGGCGTTGTCTCGACCGCCGGCGCGTACTCGGCGTACTTCGACCTCATCGACCGCGTCGGCGCGGTCCGTACTGCGCTGGTTTCCTACGTCGTGCCGGTCGTCGCGGCGCTGCTTGGCTGGTTGCTCGTCGACGAGGCTGTGACGCTGCGAACCGTCGTCGGCTTCGCGATCGTCGCGGTCGGCTTCGCGCTGACCGAACGACGGCGGGTCCTCGCGGGACTGCGCCGGACGGTCGCGCCGAGCGAGGACGCGAGGACCGAGGGTGATTGA
- a CDS encoding zinc-binding dehydrogenase codes for MATQEHDQESIPETGELVYIDGPRELEFREYEIPDPDPEAVVTEVVRTNVCGSELHVWKGDHPLQDCVLGHEAICRISELGEKVETDNAGTPVEEGDLVAPVYFQTCQRCEHCRRGEFYRCENDYEHTGEHPDVWPHFHAPWATHYYLHSRNHFYKLPEELESNPGVAAAANCALSQVMFGLDRTGLEYGDTLVVQGAGGLGLNATAYANECGAETIVIDGFDGRLERAQEFGADHVIDFREFDTVDARADRVRELTDGVGADVAIEVAGVPEAFGEGIELLRKGGRYLEMGNVRPGHTIDFDPGKLTRKSIDVTTAVEYDPWKLYEALEFLADTIDDYPYEDLLDAEYALAEVEDALKASEAREITRATLVPKW; via the coding sequence ATGGCGACCCAAGAGCACGACCAAGAATCCATCCCGGAAACCGGCGAACTGGTCTACATCGACGGTCCGAGGGAACTGGAGTTCAGAGAGTACGAAATTCCCGACCCTGACCCGGAAGCGGTCGTGACGGAAGTCGTACGGACCAACGTCTGTGGCTCCGAGCTCCACGTCTGGAAAGGCGACCATCCGCTGCAGGATTGCGTCCTCGGTCACGAGGCCATCTGTCGAATCAGCGAACTCGGCGAGAAGGTCGAAACCGACAACGCGGGCACTCCCGTCGAAGAAGGTGACCTCGTCGCGCCAGTCTACTTCCAGACCTGCCAGCGATGCGAACACTGCCGACGCGGGGAGTTCTACCGCTGCGAAAACGACTACGAACACACCGGCGAACACCCCGACGTCTGGCCGCACTTCCACGCGCCGTGGGCGACGCACTACTACCTTCACTCGCGAAATCACTTCTACAAGCTCCCCGAGGAGCTGGAATCGAATCCGGGCGTGGCGGCCGCCGCCAACTGCGCGCTATCGCAGGTGATGTTCGGACTCGACCGAACGGGTCTCGAATACGGGGACACGCTCGTCGTCCAAGGCGCGGGCGGACTCGGGTTGAACGCGACCGCCTACGCGAACGAGTGCGGAGCAGAAACCATCGTCATCGACGGGTTCGACGGACGCCTCGAACGTGCGCAGGAGTTCGGTGCCGACCACGTCATCGACTTCCGGGAGTTCGACACCGTCGACGCGCGGGCCGACCGAGTTCGCGAACTGACGGACGGCGTCGGCGCCGACGTCGCCATCGAAGTGGCCGGCGTCCCGGAAGCGTTCGGAGAAGGCATCGAACTGCTCCGAAAAGGTGGTCGGTACCTCGAGATGGGGAACGTTCGGCCCGGCCACACGATCGACTTCGACCCCGGGAAGCTCACTCGCAAGTCGATCGACGTGACGACGGCCGTCGAGTACGACCCTTGGAAGCTCTACGAAGCGCTGGAGTTCCTCGCCGACACCATCGACGACTATCCGTACGAAGACCTCCTCGACGCGGAATACGCACTCGCAGAGGTCGAAGACGCACTCAAAGCGTCCGAAGCGCGCGAGATAACGAGGGCGACACTGGTTCCCAAGTGGTAG
- a CDS encoding HalOD1 output domain-containing protein, producing the protein MPTTAKHSSISAEHRSRYDPAQTDEVSVKICEALADVEGVDITELDVNLYEQIDVDAVDALFQNASPDQDWHLELTVEQYTVSVHSDGRIYVSPRI; encoded by the coding sequence GTGCCCACCACTGCAAAACACTCCTCGATCTCGGCCGAGCACCGCTCGCGCTACGACCCCGCCCAGACCGACGAAGTGAGCGTCAAGATCTGCGAGGCCCTCGCCGACGTTGAGGGCGTCGACATCACCGAACTCGACGTGAACCTCTACGAGCAGATCGACGTCGACGCCGTCGACGCGCTTTTCCAGAACGCCTCGCCCGACCAGGACTGGCATCTGGAACTGACCGTCGAGCAGTACACCGTCTCCGTCCATAGCGACGGACGAATCTACGTCAGTCCCCGTATCTGA
- a CDS encoding nuclear transport factor 2 family protein codes for MSVETAKRYFELMDSASAGTDEVMDLYADEPVLHSSREGVVRGRDDIRAFYEANGEFFTGGEHHMERFHEAGDTVVCEGYLDGETRVGRSADGVPLCDVFQFNDDDEIVAFRAYLDYRGYVDEVPEDVPNVKAEAED; via the coding sequence ATGAGCGTCGAAACGGCCAAGCGGTACTTCGAACTGATGGATAGCGCTTCGGCGGGAACCGACGAGGTCATGGACCTCTACGCCGACGAGCCGGTTCTGCACTCCTCTCGAGAGGGTGTCGTCCGCGGACGCGACGACATCCGAGCGTTCTACGAGGCGAACGGGGAGTTCTTCACCGGCGGGGAACACCACATGGAGCGGTTCCACGAGGCGGGCGACACGGTCGTCTGCGAGGGGTATCTCGACGGCGAGACGCGGGTCGGTCGATCCGCAGACGGCGTGCCGCTCTGCGACGTCTTCCAGTTCAACGACGACGACGAGATCGTCGCCTTCCGGGCGTACCTGGACTACCGCGGGTACGTCGACGAAGTGCCCGAAGACGTCCCGAACGTCAAGGCGGAGGCAGAGGACTGA
- a CDS encoding aldehyde dehydrogenase family protein, with product MSVETELRTYDLLVDGESIAASDGDRFETRNPATETAFAEVARGTAADIDAAVGAAKAAFSKWNSMAPQERGRLLNDLAAKIRAQKESLALLETRDNGKPLSHARSDVETCARYFEYYAGIADKVHGDSIPLTDEYVDYTVREPLGVTGQIIPWNLPINIFGRSVAPALATGNVAVVKPAEQTPVTALEVGRLAVEVGIPDGVLNVVPGFGDEAGAALAEHPDVDGVSFTGSVPTGIEVGRTAMKNVTQVHLELGGKSPNVVFPDADFENAIESTMAGIFANAGQVCSAGSRLLVHEDIHEEFVDELADRAADLELGSGDEDPDMGPLVSEAQFKKVTSYLDIGREEVGEPVVGGGVPDREGYFVEPTIFDDMDNDARIAQEEIFGPVLSVIEFSDEEEAIQIANDVDYGLVAGIHTENHDRAHRFARDVDAGQIFINEWFAGGEETPFGGFKRSGFGREKGLAAVDAYTQVKNVCANISRR from the coding sequence ATGTCGGTAGAGACTGAACTCAGAACCTACGACCTCCTCGTCGACGGCGAATCGATAGCGGCCAGCGACGGTGACCGATTCGAGACGCGTAATCCCGCGACCGAAACGGCGTTCGCTGAAGTCGCACGGGGAACCGCGGCCGATATCGACGCCGCCGTCGGCGCCGCGAAGGCGGCGTTCTCGAAGTGGAACTCGATGGCTCCCCAGGAACGCGGTCGGCTGCTCAACGACCTCGCCGCCAAGATTCGCGCCCAGAAGGAGAGTCTGGCGCTTCTGGAGACGCGCGACAACGGCAAGCCGCTGTCGCACGCCCGGAGCGACGTGGAGACGTGTGCGCGGTACTTCGAGTACTACGCGGGCATCGCCGACAAGGTCCACGGCGACAGCATCCCGCTGACCGACGAGTACGTCGACTACACCGTTCGGGAACCGCTGGGCGTCACGGGCCAAATCATCCCTTGGAACCTCCCGATAAACATCTTCGGACGGTCGGTCGCGCCGGCGCTGGCGACCGGGAACGTCGCCGTCGTGAAACCGGCCGAGCAGACCCCGGTGACCGCCCTGGAAGTCGGCCGGCTCGCGGTCGAAGTCGGCATTCCCGACGGCGTATTGAACGTCGTCCCCGGTTTCGGCGACGAAGCGGGCGCCGCGCTCGCCGAACACCCCGACGTCGACGGCGTCAGTTTCACGGGCTCGGTCCCCACTGGAATCGAGGTCGGTCGAACCGCCATGAAGAACGTCACGCAGGTCCACCTCGAGCTCGGCGGGAAGAGTCCGAACGTCGTGTTTCCGGACGCCGACTTCGAGAACGCCATAGAGAGCACGATGGCGGGAATCTTCGCGAACGCAGGGCAGGTCTGTTCGGCGGGGTCTCGACTGCTGGTCCACGAGGACATCCACGAGGAGTTCGTCGACGAACTGGCCGACAGGGCCGCCGACCTCGAACTCGGCTCCGGGGACGAGGACCCCGACATGGGGCCGCTCGTCTCGGAGGCCCAGTTCAAAAAGGTCACGAGCTATCTCGATATCGGGCGCGAAGAGGTCGGCGAGCCGGTCGTCGGCGGGGGCGTCCCCGACCGCGAGGGCTACTTCGTCGAGCCGACCATCTTCGACGACATGGACAACGACGCGCGCATCGCCCAGGAGGAGATATTCGGGCCGGTGTTGTCAGTCATCGAGTTCTCCGACGAGGAAGAAGCCATCCAGATCGCGAACGACGTCGACTATGGTCTAGTGGCGGGAATCCACACCGAGAACCACGACCGCGCCCACCGGTTCGCTCGGGACGTCGACGCGGGACAGATTTTCATCAACGAGTGGTTCGCGGGCGGCGAAGAGACACCGTTCGGCGGCTTCAAGCGGAGCGGCTTCGGCCGTGAGAAGGGACTGGCGGCCGTCGACGCCTACACGCAGGTAAAGAACGTCTGCGCGAACATCTCCCGTCGCTGA
- a CDS encoding VanZ family protein — translation MSRIRVPLAPRLVRWSAVALVTGVIAYFSLFDAVPQPPDGRVSIWDKKLHFTAYAGFAYVLAYATADRGWTRTKRDGFVLLAAFAFGVSIELVQGALPARYFGLADVLANLLGACLVVPWFVVERGVRYAPFVRDAK, via the coding sequence GTGTCTCGAATTCGTGTTCCGTTGGCTCCGCGGTTGGTTCGGTGGAGTGCGGTCGCACTGGTTACGGGCGTTATCGCGTACTTCTCGCTATTCGACGCAGTTCCGCAACCGCCCGACGGCCGGGTTTCGATTTGGGACAAGAAACTCCACTTCACCGCGTACGCCGGATTCGCCTACGTCCTGGCGTATGCGACCGCCGACCGGGGATGGACACGAACGAAACGAGACGGCTTCGTACTCCTCGCCGCCTTCGCGTTCGGCGTCTCGATAGAACTCGTCCAAGGAGCGCTTCCGGCGCGGTACTTCGGTCTGGCGGACGTGCTGGCGAATCTTCTGGGGGCGTGTCTGGTCGTTCCCTGGTTCGTCGTTGAGCGCGGCGTCCGCTACGCTCCGTTCGTGCGCGACGCGAAGTGA